The following are from one region of the Paramagnetospirillum magnetotacticum MS-1 genome:
- a CDS encoding DUF2333 family protein: protein MTQRFAESMLNAVAAALAGIAAVLRHPSRRFVLWAFAITVVLVFPIAMMVISKVDDNPDFTSATVTAPRSRGVAVAAALITRELDSNKWHANDPFFMPGAWLRDMPAFQLGLVGGLARVVGALNSEKGVAFGPNGTDVNLNHAAGLLKYPGTVWKFDTHKSWLPTASAEKQYRNAQRSLDLYNDMVAAGTAAFERKPEALAALVEALIRDLDEVTEAIDHHLADKRPVLLDFSVDGVFYGNKGRLYAYSIVLRELGRDFEKVLSDRRQTEAWTRMVDQLAGAARLRPWLVWSAAPDSSFLPNHLASQGYATLRVRMQAAELLAALK, encoded by the coding sequence GTGACCCAGCGCTTCGCCGAATCCATGCTCAACGCCGTCGCCGCCGCCCTGGCTGGCATCGCGGCCGTTCTGCGCCATCCGTCGCGCCGCTTCGTGCTGTGGGCCTTCGCCATCACCGTGGTGCTGGTCTTTCCCATCGCCATGATGGTGATCAGCAAGGTGGACGACAATCCCGACTTCACGTCCGCGACCGTGACCGCGCCCCGCTCGCGCGGTGTGGCGGTGGCCGCCGCCCTGATCACCCGCGAGTTGGACAGCAACAAGTGGCACGCCAACGACCCGTTCTTCATGCCGGGCGCCTGGCTGCGCGACATGCCCGCCTTCCAGCTTGGCCTGGTGGGCGGACTGGCGCGCGTGGTCGGCGCGCTGAATTCCGAGAAGGGCGTGGCCTTCGGTCCCAACGGCACCGACGTCAATCTCAACCACGCCGCCGGGCTGCTGAAATATCCCGGCACGGTGTGGAAGTTCGACACCCATAAATCCTGGCTGCCCACCGCCTCGGCGGAAAAGCAGTACCGCAACGCCCAGCGCTCGCTGGACCTCTATAACGACATGGTCGCCGCTGGAACCGCCGCGTTCGAGCGCAAGCCCGAAGCTCTGGCCGCATTGGTCGAGGCGCTGATCCGCGATCTGGACGAGGTCACCGAGGCCATCGACCACCATCTGGCGGATAAGCGCCCGGTCCTGCTGGATTTCAGCGTGGACGGCGTATTCTATGGCAATAAGGGGCGGCTTTACGCCTATTCCATCGTACTGCGCGAATTGGGCCGCGACTTCGAGAAGGTGCTGAGCGACCGCCGTCAGACCGAGGCCTGGACCCGCATGGTCGATCAACTGGCCGGAGCGGCGCGCCTGCGTCCCTGGCTGGTGTGGAGCGCCGCCCCCGATTCCAGCTTCCTGCCCAACCATCTGGCCTCTCAAGGCTATGCCACGCTTCGGGTGCGCATGCAGGCCGCCGAGTTGTTGGCCGCGCTGAAATAG
- a CDS encoding sulfite exporter TauE/SafE family protein, translated as MQIYLPIAEMSVNIFVILGLGGGVGFMSGLFGVGGGFLMTPLLIFLGVPPTVAVGTEANQIVASSVSGVLAHWRRGNVDVKMGLILTLGGFVGSTLGVYVFKWLRGLGQIDLVISLLYIVFLGIVGSLMLVESIQALMASKRNGGTVPVRKKHQHSWMHGLPFKMRFRRSQLYISAIVPAAIGLLVGILAALMGVGGGFIMVPAMIYLLGMPTAVVVGTSLFQIIFVTANATFLQSTMNHTVDVVLALLLLLGGVIGAQIGARFGVKLKGEQLRSLLALMVLAVCVKLLFDMVTVPSELFAAGTGGKH; from the coding sequence ATGCAGATCTACCTTCCCATCGCCGAAATGTCGGTGAACATCTTCGTCATCCTTGGATTGGGCGGCGGAGTGGGATTCATGTCGGGCCTGTTCGGGGTCGGCGGCGGATTTCTGATGACTCCGCTGCTGATTTTCCTGGGCGTACCGCCCACCGTGGCGGTGGGGACCGAGGCCAACCAGATCGTCGCCTCGTCGGTGTCGGGCGTGCTGGCCCATTGGCGGCGCGGCAATGTTGACGTGAAGATGGGGCTGATCCTGACGCTGGGCGGCTTCGTCGGCTCGACCTTGGGCGTCTATGTCTTCAAATGGCTGCGCGGCCTGGGCCAGATCGATCTGGTCATCTCGCTGCTTTACATCGTTTTTCTCGGCATCGTCGGCTCGCTGATGCTGGTGGAAAGCATCCAGGCCCTGATGGCCAGCAAGCGCAATGGCGGCACCGTTCCGGTGCGTAAGAAGCACCAACACAGCTGGATGCACGGCCTGCCCTTCAAGATGCGCTTTCGCCGTTCGCAGCTCTATATCAGCGCCATCGTTCCGGCCGCCATCGGCCTGCTGGTGGGCATCCTGGCGGCCCTGATGGGCGTGGGCGGCGGATTCATCATGGTGCCCGCCATGATCTATCTGCTGGGCATGCCGACCGCAGTGGTGGTGGGAACCTCGCTGTTCCAGATCATCTTCGTCACCGCCAACGCCACTTTCTTGCAATCGACCATGAACCACACGGTGGATGTGGTGCTGGCCCTGCTGCTGCTGCTGGGCGGCGTGATCGGGGCCCAGATCGGCGCCCGCTTCGGCGTCAAGCTCAAGGGCGAGCAATTGCGCTCGCTGCTGGCCTTGATGGTTCTGGCCGTCTGCGTCAAGCTGCTGTTCGACATGGTCACCGTGCCGAGCGAGCTGTTCGCCGCCGGGACGGGGGGGAAGCACTGA
- the gltB gene encoding glutamate synthase large subunit, whose protein sequence is MSDFVAQYLANQEILESAGIDTSPHDACGVGMVAALDGKPRRDVVEAGIQALSVLFHRGAVDADGKTGDGAGIHVEIPQDFFKEHVANSGHAVAAGRLAVGMVFLPKTDLGAQENCRCIVETEILNFGYSIYGWRQVPVDVSIIGEKANATRPEIEQIMIANTLGKSEERFEADLFVIRRRIEKRVLGNHITDFYICSLSCRSIIYKGMFLAEQLTSFYPDLLDKRFVSRFAIYHQRYSTNTFPTWRLAQPFRMLAHNGEINTLTGNINWMKAHEPRMEHEVFGASMDDLKPVVQPGGSDSAALDNVFEVMCRAGRPAPLVKQMLIPESLGSNALMPEAHRTFFGYCNSVIEPWDGPAAICATDGSWAVAGVDRNGLRPMRFTITKTGLLILGSETGMVKVKDCDVVEKGRVGPGQSIAIDLDAGKFYRDTEIKDLLASRRNYSAWIKRITELDSLVKTGAPEPAELSSDELRRRQAAYGMTMEDMELILHPMVEDAKEAIGSMGDDTPLAVLSAGYRGLHHFFKQNFSQVTNPPIDSLRESRVMSLRTRLGNLGNILDEDESQCDLLQLESPVLSNAEFAAMRKYMGEAAAAIDCTFDPKGGIEALRDALARVRRESEEAVRGGCTHLILTDEGIGESRAAIPMILAAGGVHSHLVRLSLRTWTSLNVRSGECLDVHYFAVLIGVGATTVNAYLAQEAIAERQRRGLFGSMPLEECVRRYKYALDQGLLKIMAKMGISIVSSYRGGYNFEAVGLSRTLVAEFFPGMTSRISGIGLSGIQKKTVEQHATGFTGPAPALPIGGFYRVRRGSEAHSFDGTLIHLLQTAVASDSYATYKKYSDGMRRLPPITIRDLLDLKPAGAPISLDEVESITEIRKRFLTPGMSLGALSPEAHGTLNIAMNRIGAKSVSGEGGEDRERYRPRPNGDNANSAVKQIASGRFGVTAEYLNMCREIEIKVAQGAKPGEGGQLPGFKVTVEIAKLRHATPGVMLISPPPHHDIYSIEDLAQLIYDLKQINPQARVTVKLVSRSGIGTVAAGVAKAKADTILVSGHVGGTGASPQTSIKFAGLPWELGLSEAHQVLTLNRLRHRVKLRTDGGLKTGRDIVIAAMLGAEEFGIGTSSLVAMGCIMVRQCHSNTCPVGVCTQDLSLREKFTGSPEKVVNLFSFIAEEVREILASLGVRSLAEIIGRADMLHQVSRGASHLDDLDLNPLLAQADTGGFPRYCVEDKTQEVPETLDAQMIIDAKPALEDGEKMQLDYNVRNVQRAIGTKLSHKIFKRHGMTGLEPGHVTVRLRGSAGQSLGAFAVQGLTLEVFGDSNDYVGKGLSGGTIIVRPPVASNLKSNQNTIIGNTVLYGATAGKLFAAGQAGERFAVRNSGAETVIEGCGSNGCEYMTGGTAVILGPVGANFAAGMTGGMAFVYDSDQSFAKRVNPESVIWQRLETPHWEGVLKSLVQEHAAVTGSAWAESLLADWDREVPRFWQVVPKEMLSRLTHPVGRDRNAAAE, encoded by the coding sequence ATGTCCGATTTCGTCGCCCAATACCTCGCCAACCAGGAGATCCTGGAATCCGCCGGTATCGACACAAGCCCGCACGACGCCTGCGGCGTCGGCATGGTGGCGGCGCTGGACGGCAAGCCCCGGCGTGACGTGGTCGAAGCCGGTATCCAGGCCCTGTCCGTGCTGTTCCATCGAGGCGCGGTGGACGCCGACGGCAAGACCGGCGACGGCGCGGGCATCCATGTGGAAATCCCCCAGGATTTCTTCAAGGAACATGTGGCCAATTCCGGGCATGCGGTAGCCGCCGGACGCCTGGCGGTGGGCATGGTCTTCCTGCCCAAGACCGATCTGGGCGCCCAGGAGAATTGCCGCTGCATCGTCGAGACCGAGATCCTGAATTTCGGCTATTCCATCTATGGCTGGCGTCAGGTGCCGGTGGACGTCTCCATCATCGGCGAGAAGGCCAATGCCACCCGGCCCGAGATCGAGCAGATCATGATCGCCAACACGCTGGGCAAGTCGGAGGAGCGGTTCGAGGCCGATCTGTTCGTCATCCGGAGGCGCATCGAGAAGCGGGTTCTGGGCAATCACATCACCGATTTCTACATCTGCTCGCTGTCGTGCCGCTCCATCATCTACAAGGGCATGTTCCTGGCCGAACAGTTGACCAGCTTCTATCCCGATCTGCTGGACAAGCGCTTCGTGTCGCGCTTTGCCATCTATCACCAGCGCTATTCCACCAACACCTTCCCCACCTGGCGTCTGGCCCAGCCCTTCCGCATGCTGGCCCATAACGGCGAGATCAACACTCTCACCGGCAACATCAACTGGATGAAGGCCCACGAGCCGCGCATGGAACACGAAGTGTTCGGCGCCTCCATGGACGACCTCAAGCCCGTGGTGCAGCCGGGCGGCTCGGATTCCGCCGCTCTCGACAATGTCTTCGAGGTCATGTGCCGCGCTGGCCGCCCCGCGCCCCTGGTCAAGCAGATGTTGATCCCGGAAAGCCTGGGCTCCAACGCCCTGATGCCCGAGGCGCACCGCACCTTCTTCGGCTATTGCAACTCGGTGATCGAGCCCTGGGACGGCCCGGCGGCCATCTGCGCCACCGACGGGTCCTGGGCGGTGGCGGGTGTCGACCGCAATGGGCTGCGCCCCATGCGCTTCACCATCACCAAGACCGGCTTGCTGATCCTGGGCTCCGAGACCGGCATGGTGAAGGTCAAGGATTGCGACGTGGTGGAGAAAGGCCGGGTCGGACCGGGCCAAAGCATCGCCATCGACCTGGACGCGGGTAAGTTCTACCGCGACACCGAGATCAAGGATCTGCTGGCGTCGCGCCGCAACTATTCCGCCTGGATCAAGCGCATCACCGAACTGGACAGCCTGGTCAAGACCGGGGCGCCCGAACCGGCCGAACTGTCCTCGGACGAATTGCGCCGCCGTCAGGCCGCCTATGGCATGACCATGGAAGACATGGAGCTGATTCTCCACCCCATGGTCGAGGACGCCAAGGAGGCCATCGGCTCCATGGGCGACGACACGCCGCTGGCGGTGCTGTCGGCGGGCTATCGCGGCCTGCACCACTTCTTCAAGCAGAACTTCAGCCAAGTCACCAATCCGCCCATCGATTCACTTCGCGAATCCCGGGTGATGTCCTTGCGCACCCGGCTGGGCAATCTGGGCAACATCCTCGACGAGGATGAGAGCCAGTGCGATCTGCTGCAGTTGGAAAGCCCCGTCCTGTCCAACGCTGAGTTCGCCGCCATGCGCAAATATATGGGCGAGGCGGCGGCGGCCATCGACTGCACCTTTGATCCCAAGGGCGGCATCGAGGCTCTGCGTGATGCCCTGGCCCGCGTGCGCCGCGAATCCGAAGAAGCCGTCAGGGGCGGCTGCACCCATCTGATCCTCACCGACGAGGGGATCGGCGAATCACGCGCCGCCATCCCGATGATTTTGGCCGCGGGCGGCGTGCACTCCCATCTGGTGCGCCTTTCCTTGCGCACCTGGACCTCGCTCAATGTGCGCTCGGGCGAGTGCCTGGACGTGCATTACTTCGCCGTGCTGATCGGCGTGGGCGCCACCACGGTGAACGCCTATCTGGCCCAGGAAGCCATCGCCGAGCGCCAGCGCAGAGGCCTGTTCGGCTCCATGCCGCTGGAGGAATGTGTGCGGCGCTACAAGTACGCCCTGGACCAGGGGCTGCTCAAGATCATGGCCAAGATGGGCATCTCCATCGTCAGTTCCTATCGCGGAGGCTATAATTTCGAAGCGGTTGGCCTGTCGCGCACCCTGGTGGCCGAGTTCTTCCCCGGCATGACCAGCCGCATCTCCGGCATCGGCCTCTCCGGTATCCAGAAGAAGACGGTCGAACAGCACGCTACCGGCTTCACCGGCCCCGCCCCCGCCCTGCCCATCGGCGGCTTCTATCGGGTGCGGCGCGGCTCGGAGGCCCATTCCTTCGACGGCACGCTGATCCACCTGCTGCAAACGGCGGTGGCCAGCGATTCCTACGCCACCTACAAGAAGTACTCGGACGGCATGCGCCGCTTGCCGCCCATCACCATCCGCGATCTTTTGGACTTAAAGCCCGCTGGCGCGCCCATCAGCCTGGACGAGGTGGAAAGCATCACCGAGATCAGGAAGCGCTTCCTGACGCCGGGCATGTCGCTCGGCGCGCTGAGCCCCGAGGCCCACGGAACGCTGAATATCGCCATGAACCGTATCGGCGCCAAGTCGGTGTCGGGCGAGGGCGGCGAGGACCGCGAGCGTTACCGCCCGCGCCCCAACGGCGACAACGCCAATTCGGCGGTCAAGCAGATCGCGTCCGGCCGGTTCGGAGTCACCGCCGAATACCTCAATATGTGCCGCGAGATCGAGATCAAGGTGGCCCAGGGCGCCAAGCCCGGCGAGGGCGGCCAGCTTCCCGGCTTCAAGGTGACGGTGGAAATCGCCAAGCTGCGCCATGCCACGCCCGGCGTCATGCTGATCAGCCCGCCGCCCCACCACGACATCTATTCCATCGAGGATCTGGCCCAGCTCATCTACGACCTGAAGCAGATCAATCCCCAGGCCCGCGTCACGGTGAAGCTGGTGAGCCGTTCCGGCATCGGCACGGTGGCGGCTGGCGTGGCCAAGGCCAAGGCCGACACCATTTTGGTCTCCGGCCATGTGGGCGGCACGGGCGCCTCGCCCCAGACCTCCATCAAATTCGCGGGCCTGCCCTGGGAACTGGGCCTGTCCGAGGCCCATCAGGTCCTGACGCTGAACCGTCTGCGCCATCGCGTGAAGCTGCGCACCGACGGCGGCCTCAAGACCGGCCGCGACATCGTCATCGCCGCCATGCTGGGCGCCGAGGAGTTCGGCATCGGCACCAGCTCGCTGGTGGCCATGGGCTGCATCATGGTGCGCCAGTGCCATTCCAACACCTGCCCCGTCGGCGTCTGCACCCAGGACCTCTCCTTGCGCGAGAAGTTCACTGGCAGCCCGGAGAAGGTGGTCAACCTGTTCAGCTTCATCGCCGAGGAGGTCCGCGAAATCCTCGCCTCGCTGGGTGTGCGTTCGCTGGCCGAGATCATCGGCCGCGCCGACATGCTGCATCAGGTCAGCCGAGGCGCCAGCCATCTGGACGATCTGGACTTGAACCCGCTGCTGGCCCAGGCCGATACGGGCGGATTCCCCCGCTATTGCGTCGAGGACAAGACCCAGGAAGTGCCCGAGACCTTGGACGCCCAGATGATCATCGACGCCAAGCCCGCCCTGGAAGACGGCGAGAAGATGCAGCTGGACTACAATGTGCGAAACGTCCAGCGCGCCATCGGCACCAAGCTGTCCCACAAGATCTTCAAGCGCCACGGCATGACGGGGCTGGAACCCGGCCATGTCACCGTGCGCTTGCGCGGCTCGGCGGGGCAAAGCCTGGGGGCCTTCGCGGTGCAGGGCCTGACGCTCGAAGTGTTCGGCGATTCCAACGACTATGTGGGCAAGGGCCTGTCGGGCGGCACCATCATCGTGCGCCCGCCCGTGGCCTCCAACCTGAAAAGCAACCAGAACACCATCATCGGCAACACGGTGCTGTACGGCGCTACAGCGGGAAAGCTCTTCGCCGCCGGTCAGGCGGGCGAGCGCTTCGCTGTGCGTAATTCCGGCGCCGAGACGGTGATCGAGGGCTGCGGCTCCAATGGCTGCGAATACATGACCGGCGGCACCGCCGTGATCTTGGGGCCGGTGGGCGCCAACTTCGCCGCGGGCATGACGGGCGGAATGGCCTTCGTCTATGACTCGGATCAAAGCTTCGCTAAACGCGTCAACCCGGAAAGCGTCATCTGGCAACGCCTGGAGACGCCCCACTGGGAAGGCGTGCTGAAATCCCTGGTGCAGGAACATGCCGCCGTCACCGGCTCGGCCTGGGCGGAATCCCTGCTGGCCGATTGGGACCGCGAAGTACCGCGCTTCTGGCAGGTCGTGCCGAAGGAGATGCTGTCGCGCCTTACCCATCCGGTGGGCCGCGACCGCAACGCCGCCGCCGAATAA
- a CDS encoding hemerythrin domain-containing protein produces the protein MIAIWDNRYTVGNALADAEHRQVISLLNEIDVARSVGAPPEVIGKALETLVRSIESHFAGDQPPQREHAAIIMSARRLLTSWQSRAPGAIERRALINLARRWFDHMGRNERVMTSQRLAG, from the coding sequence ATGATCGCCATCTGGGACAATCGATATACGGTGGGCAACGCCCTGGCCGATGCCGAACACCGGCAGGTGATCAGCCTTCTCAACGAGATCGACGTGGCCCGCTCGGTGGGCGCTCCGCCCGAGGTGATCGGCAAGGCCCTGGAAACCCTGGTGCGGTCCATCGAATCCCATTTTGCCGGCGACCAGCCCCCCCAGCGGGAACATGCCGCCATCATCATGTCGGCCCGCCGCCTGCTGACTTCCTGGCAGAGCCGCGCCCCCGGCGCTATCGAACGCCGCGCGCTGATCAATCTGGCGCGGCGCTGGTTCGACCACATGGGGCGGAACGAACGCGTCATGACCTCCCAGCGTCTAGCGGGATAG
- the trpS gene encoding tryptophan--tRNA ligase, with the protein MKRIFSGVQPTGNLHLGNYLGAIRNWVRLQDEYECIFCIVDMHAITLWQDPKELTRNIREVTAGMIAAGVDPAKHIVFNQSMVPAHAQLAWIFNCVARMGWLNRMTQFKDKAGKHKENASVGLFAYPNLMSADILTYKATHVPVGEDQKQHLELARDTAQKFNNDFGVEFFPLPEPIIPPEAARIMSLRDGAKKMSKSDESDYSRINMTDDADTIALKIRKAKTDLEPLPATLEGLEGRPEASNLLGIYAALSGKEKIQVVTQFEGKQFSDFKKELVDLAVSVLGPINTEMKRLMTDTNHIDAVLRSGAERADAIAAPIIREVYDIVGFLRP; encoded by the coding sequence ATGAAGCGCATCTTTTCCGGCGTCCAGCCCACCGGTAACCTCCATCTCGGCAATTACCTGGGCGCCATCCGTAACTGGGTGCGGCTTCAAGATGAGTACGAGTGCATCTTCTGCATCGTCGACATGCATGCCATCACCTTGTGGCAGGACCCTAAAGAACTGACCCGCAACATCCGCGAAGTCACCGCGGGCATGATCGCCGCGGGCGTGGACCCGGCCAAGCATATCGTCTTCAACCAGTCCATGGTTCCGGCCCATGCCCAGTTGGCCTGGATCTTCAATTGCGTGGCGCGCATGGGCTGGCTCAACCGCATGACCCAGTTCAAGGACAAGGCGGGCAAGCACAAGGAGAATGCCTCGGTCGGCCTGTTCGCCTATCCCAATCTGATGAGCGCCGACATCCTGACCTACAAGGCCACCCATGTACCGGTGGGCGAGGATCAGAAGCAGCATCTGGAACTGGCCCGCGACACCGCCCAGAAGTTCAACAACGACTTCGGCGTCGAGTTCTTCCCCCTGCCCGAGCCCATCATTCCGCCGGAAGCCGCGCGCATCATGAGCCTGCGCGACGGCGCCAAGAAGATGAGCAAGTCGGACGAAAGCGATTACTCGCGCATCAACATGACCGACGACGCCGACACCATCGCCCTGAAGATCCGCAAGGCCAAGACCGATCTCGAACCCCTGCCCGCCACTCTCGAGGGGCTTGAAGGCCGCCCCGAGGCCTCCAACCTTCTGGGGATCTACGCCGCGCTGTCGGGCAAGGAGAAGATCCAGGTGGTGACCCAATTCGAAGGCAAGCAGTTCTCGGACTTCAAGAAGGAACTGGTGGATCTGGCCGTTTCGGTGCTGGGCCCCATCAATACCGAGATGAAGCGTCTGATGACCGACACCAATCATATCGATGCCGTGCTGCGCTCGGGCGCCGAGCGGGCCGATGCCATCGCGGCCCCCATCATCCGCGAGGTCTACGACATCGTGGGGTTCCTGCGGCCGTGA